From the genome of Pelobacter propionicus DSM 2379, one region includes:
- a CDS encoding YgjP-like metallopeptidase domain-containing protein, whose translation MRQLNYLAGYPQQVTSQVNRLIAENRLAGFLNQTYPAAHDIRTDRALYDYAVALKNEFLRSTQPLSRVIYDGKIQVIQNALGCHTFVSRVQGAKLKSKHEIRVASLFRDAPADFLRMIVVHELAHLREKEHNRAFYKLCEYMEPAYQRLEFHLRLYLTHLELTRQSPKQEQKLTPPPSTDPA comes from the coding sequence ATGCGGCAACTGAACTATCTTGCGGGGTATCCGCAGCAGGTCACCAGCCAGGTGAACAGACTGATCGCGGAAAACAGGCTGGCCGGCTTCCTGAACCAGACCTATCCGGCGGCACATGACATCAGGACCGACAGGGCGCTCTACGATTATGCCGTTGCGCTGAAAAACGAGTTCCTGCGCAGCACGCAACCGTTGAGCAGGGTGATCTACGACGGAAAAATCCAGGTAATCCAGAACGCACTGGGCTGCCACACCTTCGTGTCCAGGGTCCAGGGGGCAAAGCTCAAGTCAAAGCATGAAATCCGGGTCGCCTCGCTGTTCAGGGATGCTCCGGCGGATTTTCTCAGGATGATCGTCGTGCATGAGCTGGCGCATCTACGGGAGAAGGAACATAATCGGGCCTTCTACAAACTGTGCGAATACATGGAGCCGGCCTACCAGCGGCTGGAATTTCATCTGCGGCTGTACCTGACCCACCTGGAGCTGACGCGGCAATCCCCGAAGCAGGAGCAAAAGCTGACCCCACCCCCCTCTACCGACCCTGCGTGA